The Streptomyces clavuligerus genome includes a region encoding these proteins:
- a CDS encoding SgcJ/EcaC family oxidoreductase, with protein MPNEVLVVGTVSWQIQEAVSAVVKALEEAFNTKNPIALGEQFATEASWSNAMGTRLDGRAAITESSAPALKGFLSESFARYEITKLLEIVPGVIAVNVVQTPTDAAGTPVDGVWGSALYVIAERPDGWRIVAGQNTAVSAPASPASLA; from the coding sequence ATGCCCAACGAGGTCCTTGTCGTGGGAACGGTGTCGTGGCAGATCCAGGAGGCGGTGTCCGCCGTGGTGAAGGCGCTGGAGGAGGCGTTCAACACCAAGAACCCGATCGCGCTGGGCGAGCAGTTCGCGACCGAGGCGTCCTGGTCCAACGCCATGGGTACGCGGCTGGACGGCCGTGCGGCGATCACCGAGTCCAGTGCTCCCGCGCTGAAGGGTTTCCTCAGCGAGTCCTTCGCCCGCTACGAGATCACCAAGCTCCTGGAGATCGTCCCCGGGGTCATCGCCGTGAACGTGGTCCAGACACCCACCGACGCCGCGGGAACCCCCGTCGACGGCGTCTGGGGATCGGCGCTCTATGTGATCGCCGAGCGCCCGGACGGCTGGAGGATCGTGGCCGGACAGAACACCGCCGTGAGCGCCCCGGCCTCCCCGGCCTCCTTGGCCTGA
- a CDS encoding PadR family transcriptional regulator: MDDLTEMLKGTLEGCVLHIISSEETYGYAITRRLNELGFTDVAEGTVYTILVRLERNGLVQVTKRPSGLGPPRKFFALNDTGRQELATFWAKWEYLSSRIDKLKEGGR, from the coding sequence ATGGACGATCTGACGGAGATGCTGAAGGGCACGCTTGAGGGCTGCGTGCTGCACATCATCAGCAGCGAGGAGACCTACGGGTACGCCATCACACGTCGGCTGAACGAACTCGGCTTCACCGACGTCGCCGAGGGGACGGTCTACACCATCCTGGTGCGACTGGAGCGGAACGGACTCGTCCAGGTGACGAAACGGCCCTCCGGGCTGGGGCCACCACGCAAGTTCTTCGCGCTCAACGACACGGGGCGCCAGGAACTCGCGACGTTCTGGGCGAAGTGGGAGTACCTCTCCTCACGCATCGACAAGCTCAAGGAGGGCGGGCGATGA
- a CDS encoding DUF1048 domain-containing protein — protein sequence MTFWETITGSDLTREWKGFQARADALPDDHRAAWEQINAHLFPHADFTGRSLMPILDGVLGLLEETAADGRSAHEVLGDDLPGFCSALVGGEGARSHRDRWREQLNRNVARKLGRLGG from the coding sequence ATGACCTTCTGGGAGACCATCACCGGCAGCGACCTCACCAGGGAATGGAAGGGATTCCAGGCCCGGGCCGACGCGCTGCCGGACGACCACCGGGCGGCGTGGGAACAGATCAACGCGCATCTCTTCCCCCACGCGGACTTCACCGGCCGCAGCCTGATGCCGATTCTCGACGGCGTCCTGGGGCTGCTCGAAGAGACAGCGGCGGACGGGCGGAGCGCTCACGAGGTGCTCGGCGACGACCTCCCGGGCTTCTGCTCGGCGCTGGTCGGCGGCGAAGGGGCCCGGAGCCATCGCGACCGGTGGCGCGAGCAGTTGAACAGGAACGTCGCGAGGAAACTGGGCCGGCTGGGAGGCTGA
- a CDS encoding DUF1048 domain-containing protein → MSIQDIIQGKRQWRAHRARIEALPPDYRIVYREMQRYLFKVGPVSLSEGNLLSEIADFFEEGVAGGKGVLELTGSDVAAFCDGLIKDSRTYAEIHQEIIGGKTTGAAGK, encoded by the coding sequence ATGAGTATCCAGGACATCATCCAGGGCAAGAGGCAGTGGCGGGCGCACCGGGCGCGGATCGAGGCGCTGCCGCCGGACTACCGGATCGTCTACCGGGAGATGCAGAGGTATCTCTTCAAGGTCGGACCGGTCTCCCTGTCCGAGGGGAACCTCCTCTCGGAGATCGCCGACTTCTTCGAGGAGGGCGTGGCGGGCGGCAAGGGGGTGCTGGAGCTGACCGGCAGCGACGTCGCCGCCTTCTGCGACGGCCTGATCAAGGACTCGCGCACCTATGCGGAGATCCACCAAGAGATCATCGGCGGAAAGACCACCGGCGCGGCCGGGAAGTAG
- a CDS encoding inorganic phosphate transporter yields MRSWPFRGRRHGQAHGVLYTVLSRFSGPDGGGSHRRGDHRSRTVGEPPVSRPDALLALVLVTALAFDFTNGFHDTANAMATSIATGALRPRVAVAVAGVFNLVGAFLSVRVAETVSGGLVDDAQVSLMMIFAGLTGGILWNVFTWFLGLPSSSTHALLGGLIGAVWVGAGESAVFFGAVFGKVILPALLSPVVGCLLALAGICLVRLVVRDPDRGPAARAFRIGQIGSASLVALAHGTNDAQKTMGVMTLALISGGVLAHGSPPPLWVVLTAGAAIALGTYCGGWRIIRTMGTRLTDIRPAQGFVAETAATAVILGSSRLGFPLSTTQVCSGSILGVGLVRGLSAVRWRIAGRIALSWVLTLPSAAAIGGGCAAVAGRGVPGVALVAAATVTATVWLAHRARRRPVTPDNVNDPFG; encoded by the coding sequence TTGTACACGGTTTTGTCCCGCTTCTCCGGTCCCGACGGTGGAGGCAGTCATCGGCGTGGTGATCACCGTTCCCGTACCGTGGGCGAGCCCCCGGTGAGTCGGCCCGACGCCCTCCTCGCCCTGGTGCTGGTCACGGCGCTGGCCTTCGACTTCACCAATGGCTTCCACGACACCGCGAACGCCATGGCCACCTCCATCGCCACGGGGGCGCTCCGGCCGCGGGTCGCCGTCGCGGTCGCCGGGGTGTTCAACCTGGTGGGCGCCTTTCTCTCGGTACGGGTCGCGGAGACCGTCTCGGGCGGCCTTGTGGACGACGCCCAGGTCTCCTTGATGATGATCTTCGCGGGTCTCACCGGGGGCATTCTGTGGAATGTGTTCACGTGGTTCCTCGGTCTGCCGTCGAGTTCCACACACGCCCTTCTCGGCGGGCTGATCGGAGCGGTCTGGGTGGGCGCGGGGGAGTCGGCCGTCTTCTTCGGCGCGGTGTTCGGGAAGGTGATCCTCCCCGCGCTTCTCTCGCCGGTGGTCGGATGTCTGCTGGCGCTGGCCGGGATCTGCCTGGTCCGCCTGGTCGTCCGGGACCCGGACCGGGGCCCGGCGGCCCGTGCCTTCCGGATCGGCCAGATCGGGTCGGCCTCCCTGGTGGCCCTCGCCCATGGCACCAATGACGCGCAGAAGACGATGGGCGTCATGACGCTGGCGCTCATCTCCGGCGGAGTCCTCGCCCATGGCTCGCCGCCGCCGCTGTGGGTGGTGCTCACGGCGGGGGCGGCGATCGCCCTCGGGACATACTGCGGCGGCTGGCGGATCATCCGGACGATGGGCACCCGGCTCACGGACATCAGGCCCGCTCAGGGCTTTGTCGCCGAGACCGCGGCGACCGCCGTCATCCTCGGCTCGTCCCGGCTGGGCTTTCCGCTCTCCACCACGCAGGTCTGCTCGGGCAGCATCCTGGGGGTCGGCCTGGTCCGCGGTCTGTCGGCCGTCCGGTGGCGGATCGCCGGACGGATCGCGCTCTCCTGGGTGCTCACCCTGCCCTCGGCGGCCGCCATCGGCGGTGGCTGCGCGGCCGTCGCCGGTCGGGGCGTCCCGGGCGTCGCCCTCGTGGCGGCGGCCACCGTGACGGCCACCGTGTGGCTCGCCCACCGGGCCCGCCGACGTCCCGTCACCCCCGACAACGTCAACGACCCCTTCGGCTGA